In Rhizobium lusitanum, a genomic segment contains:
- a CDS encoding Bug family tripartite tricarboxylate transporter substrate binding protein, translating to MKQFFLASMLAGALALPAFAADYTIMAPANPGGGWDQTARSIQSVMQQEGISRNVQVQNVPGAGGTIGLAQFASQASGNPNALIVGGYVMVGAILTNKSPVTLKDVTPIARLTGEYEAIVVPASSPLKTMGDLVEALKKDPGSVSWAGGSAGGTDHIAVGLIAKAAGVDPTKINYIAFSGGGEALAAILGSQVTAGISGYGEFESQVKSGALRLLAVSSGERLDGIDAPTIKESGLNVVVENWRMIAAAPGLSDEQKAAVSSDVEKLAKSAGWQELLKTKGWEDTYLAGDAFKEQLAKDISATEGVLKDIGLVQ from the coding sequence TTGAAACAGTTTTTTCTGGCTTCCATGCTTGCCGGCGCCCTGGCGCTGCCGGCTTTCGCAGCCGACTACACCATCATGGCACCGGCCAATCCCGGTGGCGGCTGGGATCAGACCGCCCGCTCCATCCAGTCCGTGATGCAGCAGGAAGGCATCTCCCGCAATGTCCAGGTGCAGAACGTGCCGGGAGCCGGCGGCACCATCGGTCTGGCGCAATTCGCCAGCCAGGCGAGCGGCAATCCGAATGCCCTGATCGTCGGCGGCTACGTCATGGTTGGCGCCATCCTGACCAATAAATCGCCGGTGACGCTCAAGGACGTCACGCCGATCGCACGCCTGACCGGCGAATATGAAGCCATCGTCGTTCCGGCCTCCTCGCCGCTCAAGACCATGGGCGATCTCGTCGAGGCGCTGAAGAAGGATCCGGGTTCGGTGTCCTGGGCCGGCGGTTCGGCCGGCGGTACAGACCATATCGCGGTCGGCCTGATCGCAAAGGCGGCAGGTGTCGATCCGACCAAGATCAACTACATCGCCTTTTCCGGCGGCGGCGAAGCGCTGGCTGCCATCCTCGGCAGTCAGGTGACGGCGGGGATTTCCGGTTACGGCGAATTCGAATCCCAGGTGAAGTCCGGCGCGCTGCGTCTCCTCGCGGTGTCGAGCGGCGAACGCCTCGACGGCATCGATGCGCCGACGATCAAGGAAAGCGGTCTTAACGTCGTGGTCGAAAACTGGCGCATGATTGCGGCAGCACCCGGCCTGAGCGATGAGCAGAAGGCCGCCGTGTCGTCCGACGTCGAAAAGCTTGCCAAGTCCGCCGGCTGGCAGGAACTTCTGAAGACCAAGGGCTGGGAGGACACCTATCTCGCTGGCGACGCCTTCAAGGAACAGCTGGCCAAGGATATTTCCGCGACCGAGGGCGTCCTCAAGGACATCGGGCTCGTTCAATGA
- a CDS encoding ABC transporter substrate-binding protein: MRYLSVLLSICLNASLAAAEPVVFPALSGDQNAQQVIVYSSLDEPMATPMIRGFQAANPDIAVRYEDMLTGEIYDRIVKETDAGGRTADFAFSSAMDLQVKLSNDGYAQRSDLPMSGRWPEWANWRNTAYALTFEPAVFVYHKPSFTEEKPPSTRAELVDYLKRHGNEVRGRIGTYDIERSGVGFLFMARDQEQFGDIWSVIRAMGAAGVKVYSTSTAILERVSDGRFTLGYNILGSYAANWASRYPDVGIVLPRDYTVVMSRIGLVPQAAASPDLGKRYLAFFMSKEGQTIMARELQIPAVSPDVAGANTANTMREMLGGQLRPVPVSPGLMVYLDQVKRARLIARWNEALRLQ, encoded by the coding sequence ATGCGGTACCTTTCTGTCCTTCTTTCCATCTGCCTCAATGCGAGCCTTGCTGCGGCCGAGCCGGTTGTCTTTCCGGCCCTGTCGGGAGATCAGAATGCGCAGCAGGTTATCGTCTATTCCTCTTTGGACGAGCCGATGGCAACCCCGATGATCCGGGGGTTTCAGGCAGCCAACCCCGATATCGCCGTGCGCTACGAGGACATGCTGACGGGGGAGATCTACGACCGGATCGTCAAGGAAACCGACGCCGGCGGCAGGACGGCGGACTTTGCCTTCTCCTCGGCGATGGATCTTCAGGTCAAGCTTAGCAATGACGGATATGCCCAGCGCAGCGATCTGCCCATGAGCGGCCGCTGGCCGGAATGGGCAAACTGGCGCAACACGGCCTACGCCCTGACCTTCGAGCCCGCCGTCTTCGTCTATCACAAGCCGAGCTTCACCGAGGAGAAGCCGCCCTCGACGCGCGCGGAACTCGTCGATTACCTGAAGCGGCACGGAAACGAGGTTCGCGGCCGGATCGGCACCTATGATATCGAGCGTTCGGGCGTCGGTTTTCTGTTCATGGCGCGCGACCAGGAGCAGTTCGGCGATATCTGGTCGGTCATCCGCGCCATGGGGGCGGCCGGCGTGAAAGTCTATTCGACAAGCACGGCCATTCTCGAGCGAGTATCCGACGGCCGCTTCACGCTCGGCTACAATATTCTCGGCTCCTACGCCGCCAATTGGGCCTCGCGTTACCCCGATGTCGGCATCGTTCTGCCGCGGGACTATACCGTCGTCATGTCGCGCATCGGGCTCGTGCCGCAGGCAGCGGCCTCCCCGGATCTCGGAAAGCGCTATCTGGCCTTCTTCATGTCCAAGGAAGGTCAGACGATCATGGCCCGCGAGCTGCAAATCCCGGCGGTCAGCCCGGATGTCGCCGGTGCCAACACCGCCAATACGATGCGCGAAATGCTGGGTGGCCAGTTGCGACCGGTGCCGGTCAGCCCCGGCCTGATGGTCTATCTCGACCAGGTCAAGCGGGCGCGGCTGATTGCCCGCTGGAACGAAGCCTTGCGCCTGCAATAG
- a CDS encoding response regulator, protein MRILLVEDNKALSEGLFAILRGAGYAVDVVGDGASANAAAAAETFDLVILDLNLPEMDGLDVLRAMRGRQNKAAVLILTARGTQEEKVRGLDLGADDYMIKPFDISEFEARVRVLLRRQAGLRASLVTYGNVALDLNSRTFSANGVPIDIPARELGLLETLFMRAGRVVAKEAIIQSLAAFDDDLSSNAIEQYVSRLRKRLAPHGLTVRTARGIGYYLDKLVGG, encoded by the coding sequence TTGCGCATATTGCTGGTTGAAGACAACAAGGCGCTTTCCGAAGGGCTTTTCGCGATCCTGCGTGGGGCCGGATATGCCGTGGACGTGGTCGGCGATGGCGCCTCCGCAAACGCCGCGGCTGCCGCCGAAACCTTCGATCTCGTCATCCTCGATCTCAACCTGCCGGAGATGGACGGGCTCGATGTGCTCCGGGCCATGCGCGGACGTCAGAACAAGGCGGCCGTGCTTATCCTGACGGCGCGGGGCACGCAGGAAGAGAAAGTGCGCGGCCTTGATCTCGGTGCCGATGACTACATGATCAAGCCTTTCGACATCAGCGAATTCGAGGCGCGTGTTCGGGTGCTCCTGCGACGGCAGGCGGGGCTTCGCGCGTCGCTCGTCACCTATGGCAATGTCGCCCTCGACCTCAATTCGCGCACCTTTTCGGCCAACGGTGTCCCCATCGATATTCCGGCCCGCGAGCTCGGCCTTCTCGAAACCCTGTTCATGCGCGCCGGCAGGGTCGTCGCCAAGGAGGCGATCATCCAGTCGCTTGCCGCCTTCGACGATGATCTGAGCTCCAATGCCATCGAGCAATATGTCAGCCGGTTGCGCAAGCGTCTCGCGCCGCACGGATTGACAGTGAGGACGGCCCGCGGCATCGGCTACTATCTCGACAAGCTGGTGGGCGGATGA
- a CDS encoding sensor histidine kinase, with translation MKAQSAYSLRRRLLAWLLIATVVIGAVALADTYREAVTTANTVSDRVLAGSALAIAERVVVAEDGTLEVDIPYVALEMLTSAAQDRVFYRVDGPPGQFITGYQNLPSIADMKGQAAAYADQTFGGEPIRLAVLERSASTGINSVPFTVTVAETTIGRTQLTQAILLRSALRLLILILGAAIIVWIAVTVSLRPLYRLGDAIAERSPDDLHPIRQSAPSEVEGLVETVNSFMVRLQSALDALRHFTGNAGHQLRTPLAIIRTQLALSARATSLEEARQAARKGDEAVAHAERILAQLLLMAKVEAAASKEPQSRTALDLVSLAQRITGDHVPGAGEAGVDLGFEGEGSAFIRAEPLLIGELLRNLIENAIAYAGRGTEVTVRVEAKGETVRLDVEDNGPGIPLDKRQGVRQRFARGESGQAPGMGLGLPIVEEIAGLFGGSLTLGEGAGGTGLKASVILPGKSD, from the coding sequence ATGAAGGCACAGTCCGCCTATTCCCTGCGTCGCCGGCTGCTTGCCTGGCTTCTGATCGCAACCGTCGTCATCGGCGCCGTCGCGCTGGCCGACACCTATCGCGAGGCGGTGACAACCGCAAATACTGTGTCGGACCGCGTTCTCGCCGGCTCCGCTCTCGCCATCGCCGAACGTGTTGTCGTCGCGGAAGACGGAACGCTGGAAGTGGACATTCCCTATGTCGCCCTGGAAATGCTGACATCGGCGGCCCAGGACCGCGTCTTTTACCGCGTGGATGGTCCGCCGGGTCAGTTCATCACCGGCTACCAGAACCTGCCATCGATTGCCGACATGAAGGGACAGGCGGCAGCCTATGCCGATCAGACGTTCGGCGGCGAACCGATCCGGCTTGCCGTTCTCGAGCGATCGGCATCGACAGGCATCAATTCGGTGCCGTTCACGGTGACCGTCGCCGAAACGACGATCGGCCGCACGCAGCTGACGCAGGCTATTTTGCTGCGCTCGGCCTTGCGCCTTCTCATCCTCATACTCGGCGCCGCCATCATCGTCTGGATCGCCGTCACCGTTTCGCTTCGGCCGCTCTACCGCCTCGGGGATGCCATCGCGGAGCGTAGCCCCGACGATCTCCACCCGATCCGGCAATCCGCACCAAGCGAGGTCGAGGGGTTGGTGGAGACGGTTAATTCCTTCATGGTGCGGCTGCAATCGGCGCTTGATGCATTGCGCCATTTCACCGGAAATGCCGGCCACCAGCTGCGCACGCCTCTCGCCATCATCCGCACCCAGCTTGCGCTGTCGGCGCGCGCGACGTCGCTTGAGGAGGCGCGGCAGGCCGCGCGAAAGGGTGACGAGGCCGTTGCCCATGCGGAACGCATACTGGCGCAGCTGTTGCTGATGGCGAAGGTCGAAGCGGCCGCTTCGAAAGAGCCCCAATCGCGGACGGCCCTCGATCTCGTGTCGCTTGCGCAGCGGATCACCGGCGACCATGTTCCCGGCGCCGGCGAAGCCGGTGTCGATCTCGGCTTTGAAGGTGAGGGGAGCGCTTTCATTCGGGCCGAGCCGCTTCTGATCGGCGAACTCCTGCGCAATTTGATCGAGAACGCGATTGCCTATGCCGGACGCGGGACGGAAGTGACTGTGCGCGTGGAGGCAAAGGGGGAGACCGTCCGCCTGGACGTGGAAGACAACGGCCCGGGTATTCCGCTCGATAAACGGCAGGGCGTGCGGCAGCGATTTGCTCGCGGGGAAAGTGGGCAGGCGCCCGGAATGGGCCTGGGACTGCCCATCGTGGAAGAGATTGCCGGCCTGTTCGGCGGTTCGCTGACGCTTGGCGAAGGAGCCGGCGGAACAGGGCTGAAAGCCTCCGTCATCTTACCCGGAAAATCGGACTGA
- the amaB gene encoding L-piperidine-6-carboxylate dehydrogenase produces MSKPDLASEVSKILTDLGVSADRYIGGTLAVTSPVTGAEIGRLKEDSAAEAKAAIDKAHDAFLAWRNVPAPKRGELIRLLGEELRAGKAALGRLVSIEVGKITSEGLGEVQEMIDICDFAVGLSRQLYGLTIATERSEHRMMETWHPLGPIGIISAFNFPVAVWSWNAALAIVCGNSTIWKPSEKTPLTALATQALFEKALKRFIAEGGDAPANLSTLIIGGRDLGEILVDHPKVPLVSATGSTAMGRVVGPRLAGRFARAILELGGNNAAIVSPTADLDLTLRGVAFSAMGTAGQRCTTLRRLFVHDSVYDQLVPRLQKAYGSVTIGNPLEQGTLVGPLIDKQAFDRMQAALGEAKSAGGKVTGGERVEEGSADAFYVRPALVEMPAQTGPVEQETFAPILYVMKYSDFDAVLALHNAVPQGLSSSIFTNDIREAEAFVSARGSDCGIANVNLGPSGAEIGGAFGGEKETGGGRESGSDAWKAYMRRATNTINYGRTLPLAQGVKFDVE; encoded by the coding sequence ATGTCCAAGCCAGACCTTGCCTCCGAAGTCTCGAAAATCCTGACCGACCTTGGCGTTTCCGCCGATCGCTATATCGGCGGAACGCTTGCCGTGACCTCGCCAGTGACCGGCGCGGAAATCGGCCGGCTGAAAGAAGATTCGGCCGCCGAAGCGAAAGCCGCGATCGACAAGGCGCATGACGCCTTCCTCGCCTGGCGCAATGTGCCGGCGCCGAAGCGCGGCGAGCTGATCCGCCTGCTCGGTGAAGAGCTGCGCGCCGGCAAGGCAGCGCTTGGTCGCCTCGTCTCCATCGAGGTCGGCAAGATCACCTCCGAAGGCCTCGGCGAGGTGCAGGAAATGATCGACATCTGCGATTTCGCTGTGGGCTTATCGCGCCAGCTCTACGGCCTGACGATTGCCACCGAACGCTCCGAACACCGGATGATGGAAACCTGGCATCCGCTCGGCCCGATCGGCATCATCTCCGCCTTCAACTTCCCCGTCGCCGTCTGGTCGTGGAATGCGGCTCTCGCCATAGTCTGCGGCAACTCGACGATCTGGAAGCCATCAGAAAAGACGCCCCTGACGGCGCTTGCCACACAGGCCCTGTTCGAAAAGGCGCTGAAGCGCTTTATCGCCGAGGGCGGCGATGCCCCGGCCAATCTGTCGACCCTGATCATCGGCGGCCGCGATCTCGGCGAGATCCTGGTCGACCATCCGAAGGTTCCGCTGGTCTCCGCCACCGGCTCGACGGCCATGGGCCGCGTCGTCGGTCCGCGGCTTGCCGGCCGCTTCGCCCGCGCCATCCTCGAGCTCGGCGGCAACAATGCCGCGATCGTCAGCCCGACGGCCGATCTCGACCTGACGCTGCGCGGTGTCGCCTTCTCCGCCATGGGCACCGCTGGCCAGCGTTGTACGACGCTGCGCCGTCTCTTCGTGCATGACAGCGTCTACGATCAGCTCGTTCCACGCCTGCAGAAGGCCTATGGCTCCGTCACCATCGGCAATCCGCTGGAACAGGGCACGCTGGTCGGCCCACTGATCGACAAGCAGGCTTTCGACCGGATGCAGGCTGCTCTTGGCGAAGCGAAATCGGCTGGTGGCAAAGTGACCGGCGGCGAGCGTGTCGAAGAGGGTTCGGCCGATGCCTTCTACGTCCGCCCGGCTCTGGTCGAGATGCCGGCACAGACCGGCCCGGTCGAGCAGGAGACCTTCGCGCCGATCCTCTATGTGATGAAGTACAGCGATTTCGACGCTGTGCTGGCGCTGCACAATGCCGTGCCACAGGGCCTGTCGTCATCGATCTTCACCAACGACATACGCGAGGCGGAAGCCTTCGTTTCGGCACGCGGTTCGGATTGCGGCATTGCCAACGTCAATCTCGGCCCTTCCGGCGCCGAGATCGGCGGGGCGTTCGGCGGCGAGAAGGAGACCGGTGGCGGCCGTGAATCCGGATCGGATGCCTGGAAGGCCTATATGCGCCGCGCCACCAACACCATCAATTACGGCCGCACTCTCCCGCTCGCGCAGGGCGTCAAATTCGACGTCGAATAA
- a CDS encoding NAD(P)/FAD-dependent oxidoreductase translates to MLNNPRSHGLWEKTAPAGPVTSALTGDLSVDVVIVGGGYTGLSAALHLTEAGQSAVVLEAVEIGFGGAGRNVGLINGGMWVMPDDIPGVLGPVHGERALDLLGGAPLLVREIVEKHEISCEIEKNGTLHLAVGADGLKELQERHRQWTARGAPVQLLSAEETARRVGSAAYAGSLFDPRAGTIQPLAYARGLAHAAIRAGTKIFTGSAVIATERQGEEWKVSTAHGTVSAKWIVVATDAYSTGPWEQVRTEQVHLPYFNFATVPLGDNMRKSILPGREGCWDTKEILSSFRMDQAGRLIIGSIGALRNTGLAVHKNWARRSLKKLFPHLGDIAFESEWYGKIGMTDDAVPRFHKFAENVIGFSGYNGRGIAPGTVFGKTIAQHILGDISEAELPLPLTAPKDPSFRAAKELYYEAGAQLAHLTSNRF, encoded by the coding sequence ATGCTGAATAATCCCCGCTCCCACGGCCTTTGGGAAAAGACCGCGCCCGCCGGTCCCGTCACATCAGCACTTACCGGCGATCTCAGCGTCGATGTCGTCATCGTCGGTGGCGGTTACACCGGCCTCTCGGCGGCCTTGCATCTCACTGAGGCTGGTCAGTCGGCGGTGGTGCTGGAGGCGGTCGAGATCGGTTTTGGCGGCGCTGGCCGCAATGTCGGCCTGATCAATGGCGGCATGTGGGTGATGCCGGACGATATTCCCGGCGTGCTGGGACCGGTCCATGGCGAACGGGCACTCGATCTGCTTGGCGGCGCGCCGCTTTTGGTGCGTGAAATCGTAGAGAAACACGAGATCTCCTGCGAAATCGAAAAGAACGGCACGCTGCATCTGGCCGTCGGCGCCGATGGCCTGAAAGAACTGCAAGAGCGGCATCGCCAATGGACCGCCCGTGGCGCCCCGGTGCAACTGCTCTCTGCCGAAGAGACCGCCCGCCGCGTCGGCAGCGCCGCCTATGCCGGATCGCTGTTCGATCCGCGCGCCGGAACGATCCAGCCGCTTGCCTATGCACGCGGCCTCGCCCATGCGGCCATTCGTGCGGGCACGAAAATCTTTACCGGCAGCGCCGTCATCGCCACCGAACGTCAGGGCGAAGAATGGAAGGTGAGCACGGCGCATGGAACAGTCTCCGCCAAGTGGATCGTCGTTGCCACCGATGCCTATTCCACCGGCCCCTGGGAACAGGTGCGCACCGAGCAGGTGCATCTACCCTATTTCAATTTTGCCACCGTCCCGCTCGGTGACAATATGCGCAAGTCGATCCTGCCGGGCCGCGAGGGCTGCTGGGATACGAAAGAGATCCTGTCGTCCTTCCGCATGGACCAGGCCGGCCGCCTTATCATCGGCAGCATCGGGGCGCTGCGCAACACCGGGCTTGCCGTTCACAAGAACTGGGCGCGGCGCTCATTGAAGAAGCTGTTTCCGCATCTTGGAGACATCGCCTTTGAAAGCGAGTGGTATGGCAAGATCGGCATGACCGACGATGCCGTTCCTCGTTTCCATAAATTCGCGGAGAACGTCATCGGCTTTTCCGGCTATAATGGCCGGGGCATTGCGCCGGGCACGGTGTTTGGCAAAACCATCGCCCAGCATATTCTCGGTGATATCAGCGAAGCCGAGCTTCCCCTGCCGCTGACCGCGCCGAAGGACCCAAGCTTTCGCGCCGCCAAGGAACTCTATTACGAAGCCGGAGCCCAGCTCGCTCATCTTACCAGCAACCGTTTCTAG
- a CDS encoding LysR family transcriptional regulator, whose protein sequence is MNMITPRRFLPSLSLLSAFEAAARTGSVTVAARELDLTQSAVSRQIKALEEQLGVELFVRERQTIRLTLAGDSYAREIREALRRISSASLDLRANPNGGTLNVAILPTFGTRWLAPRLGNFLSSNPGITINLVTRLSPFDFRLDSIDAAIHFGHPHWPGAELTFLMSERTVPACSPDFLARNRLEEPADFLQVPLLHLTTRPDAWEKWLAANGASASGVRGMLFDQFATAAQAAISGLGVALLPTFLIQEELKRGELVAASSNELESDERYYLACPFERLAYPPLVRFREWIVNQR, encoded by the coding sequence ATGAATATGATCACGCCTCGGCGATTTCTGCCCTCTTTATCCCTGTTGTCTGCTTTCGAGGCGGCGGCCCGCACCGGCAGTGTCACCGTTGCGGCAAGAGAGCTGGATCTCACCCAGAGCGCCGTCAGCCGCCAGATAAAGGCGCTGGAAGAGCAGCTTGGCGTCGAGCTGTTTGTGCGGGAGCGCCAGACCATCCGCCTGACCCTTGCCGGCGACAGCTACGCCCGCGAGATCCGCGAGGCATTGCGGCGGATCTCGTCGGCTTCGCTGGACCTGCGCGCCAACCCCAATGGCGGGACATTGAACGTGGCGATCCTGCCGACCTTCGGGACGCGCTGGCTTGCCCCGAGGCTCGGCAACTTCCTGTCATCCAACCCGGGCATCACGATCAATCTGGTCACCCGTCTGTCGCCATTTGATTTTCGGCTGGATTCGATCGATGCGGCCATCCACTTCGGCCATCCGCACTGGCCGGGTGCCGAACTCACATTCCTGATGTCGGAGCGGACCGTGCCGGCCTGCAGCCCTGATTTCCTTGCCCGCAACCGGTTGGAGGAGCCCGCCGACTTCCTGCAAGTGCCACTGCTGCATCTGACGACCCGGCCGGATGCCTGGGAAAAATGGCTGGCGGCAAACGGTGCGTCTGCCTCCGGTGTGCGGGGTATGTTGTTCGATCAATTTGCAACCGCCGCTCAGGCTGCTATCTCCGGCCTTGGCGTCGCCTTGCTGCCGACATTTCTCATCCAGGAAGAACTCAAGCGCGGGGAGCTGGTAGCGGCCTCGTCCAACGAGTTGGAAAGCGATGAGCGCTATTATCTTGCCTGTCCGTTCGAACGCCTGGCATACCCGCCGCTTGTCCGCTTTCGCGAGTGGATCGTGAATCAGCGTTGA
- a CDS encoding ABC transporter permease: MSDITTFSTPSGTADDQNTGTNAAPVRAVDFRGGGFAPTPVRGMAIAVFVVLIALAEIGTRTGVISNLTLPRPSAVLETFMQLWRTGLLWQHLLPSLQRLFVGATLGITAGISIGVCIGLFSHVRAGLVPLVAALFPIPKIALLPLFVIWFGIDETSKYALIAFGTFTPTVVATYGAVDNVDRSLIRMGQSFGLSWWSIVRKIVLPAAFPAILSGLRVSIAIAIILLVAAEMLGAQFGIGAYILEAGSLYDLEKLFTGVAILSVMGLIVNFIIGQVERRFLNWRE; encoded by the coding sequence ATGTCTGACATCACCACATTTTCAACGCCGTCAGGCACGGCCGATGACCAAAATACCGGAACGAATGCGGCGCCGGTTCGCGCTGTCGACTTTCGCGGCGGCGGCTTTGCGCCGACGCCGGTTCGCGGCATGGCGATCGCAGTCTTCGTCGTCCTGATCGCGCTTGCTGAAATTGGCACCCGCACCGGCGTCATCTCGAACCTGACGCTGCCGCGACCTTCGGCGGTTCTCGAGACCTTCATGCAGCTCTGGCGGACCGGCCTGCTCTGGCAGCATCTGCTACCGTCTTTGCAGCGGCTTTTCGTCGGCGCCACTCTCGGCATTACCGCCGGCATCTCGATCGGCGTTTGCATCGGCCTTTTCAGCCATGTCCGCGCCGGCCTCGTGCCGCTCGTGGCGGCGTTGTTTCCGATCCCAAAGATCGCGCTGCTGCCGCTGTTCGTCATCTGGTTCGGGATCGACGAAACCTCGAAATATGCGCTGATCGCCTTCGGGACATTCACGCCGACGGTCGTTGCCACCTACGGCGCCGTCGACAATGTCGATCGCTCGCTGATCCGCATGGGCCAGAGCTTCGGCTTGAGTTGGTGGTCGATCGTCCGCAAGATCGTCCTGCCGGCCGCTTTCCCGGCCATTCTCTCCGGCCTTCGAGTCTCGATCGCGATCGCGATTATCCTGCTGGTCGCCGCGGAAATGCTGGGCGCGCAATTTGGCATCGGCGCCTATATTCTCGAAGCGGGCTCGCTCTATGATCTCGAAAAGTTGTTCACCGGCGTCGCTATATTGTCGGTGATGGGCCTGATCGTGAACTTCATCATCGGCCAGGTCGAACGGCGCTTCCTGAACTGGCGCGAATGA
- a CDS encoding ABC transporter ATP-binding protein, giving the protein MDLKLKNISHRYGSVEVLKDISLDIPQGQIVCLIGPSGCGKSTLLRFLGGLERPSSGEVLQIGDPPAGSLNPLTYVFQHFALLPWRTVEGNIKLVLEDHGLSGREMDEIVADVLERTRLSEFRRTLPKQLSGGMRQRVAISRALAVRPAVMLMDEPLSALDSQTRELLMDDLISLWTRQPFTSVYVTHNLNEAVRLGHRVVVLSRRPGRIREIVDIDIPLSDRHLGDPVLEEKQKQLWELMREEAMAADKELVNV; this is encoded by the coding sequence ATGGACCTGAAACTCAAGAATATCAGCCATCGTTACGGATCCGTCGAGGTTCTGAAGGACATCTCGCTCGATATTCCGCAGGGCCAGATCGTCTGTCTGATTGGACCGTCCGGATGCGGCAAGTCCACGTTGTTGCGCTTTCTCGGCGGCCTCGAACGGCCCTCGTCCGGCGAGGTCCTGCAAATCGGCGACCCGCCAGCGGGTTCGCTCAATCCGCTCACCTATGTATTCCAGCACTTTGCCCTGCTGCCGTGGCGAACGGTCGAAGGCAATATCAAGCTGGTGCTCGAGGATCACGGTCTCAGCGGCCGAGAGATGGACGAGATCGTCGCGGACGTCCTGGAACGCACGCGCCTCTCCGAATTTCGGCGCACACTCCCGAAGCAACTCTCCGGCGGCATGCGTCAGCGCGTGGCCATCAGCCGCGCACTGGCCGTTCGCCCCGCCGTCATGCTGATGGACGAGCCGCTTTCGGCGCTCGACAGCCAGACCCGCGAACTATTGATGGACGACCTGATTTCGCTCTGGACCCGGCAGCCCTTCACATCGGTCTATGTGACACACAACCTCAACGAGGCCGTCCGGTTGGGACACCGCGTCGTCGTCCTGTCGCGCCGCCCCGGACGTATTCGTGAGATCGTCGATATCGATATTCCGCTTTCCGACCGCCATCTCGGCGATCCGGTACTGGAGGAAAAGCAGAAGCAGCTCTGGGAGCTGATGCGGGAAGAGGCCATGGCCGCCGACAAGGAGCTGGTCAATGTCTGA
- a CDS encoding ABC transporter substrate-binding protein: MTLTLNRRQALIGMGAVGAAATFGMPARAATRNLAVLHLASHAPSFIAYERGYYKEVGLDIDLRFFEAAQPMAVAIASGDADFGVTAMSGGLISLAQKDAVKVIGGALTEEKGTVGAVILASNKAYDAGLTDPSKLAGKSFGITTAGSSFHFMVHKIAQANNIKLSDIQLRPLQKLGALVGALSTGQIDAWAIQPNVAKQMLREGAAKQIGLVSDYAPNYQVTTAFTSTKNAKSERELTEAFVKAYSKAIADYNAAFVDNKANDAERDDLAKIVHKYVESDSPFETARQNLIDGAMRINSGLALSLGSCVEQLEWFKSEGMVKEEITNEQLFDTSYVKTI; the protein is encoded by the coding sequence ATGACGCTTACCTTGAACCGCCGTCAGGCGCTTATCGGCATGGGCGCGGTCGGCGCTGCCGCCACCTTCGGCATGCCGGCGCGCGCGGCGACCCGCAATCTCGCGGTTCTGCATCTCGCCAGCCATGCGCCGAGCTTCATTGCCTATGAGCGCGGCTACTACAAGGAAGTCGGACTCGATATTGATCTGAGATTCTTCGAAGCCGCCCAGCCCATGGCTGTGGCCATCGCCTCTGGTGACGCGGATTTCGGCGTCACTGCGATGAGCGGCGGCCTCATCAGCCTGGCGCAGAAGGACGCGGTCAAGGTTATCGGCGGTGCGCTCACCGAGGAAAAGGGAACCGTCGGTGCCGTGATCCTCGCCTCGAACAAGGCCTATGATGCGGGCCTGACAGACCCGTCAAAGCTTGCCGGCAAGAGCTTCGGCATCACCACCGCCGGCTCATCCTTCCATTTCATGGTCCACAAGATCGCGCAGGCAAACAATATCAAGCTATCAGACATCCAGCTCCGCCCGCTGCAAAAGCTCGGCGCCCTCGTCGGGGCGCTCTCGACCGGGCAGATAGATGCCTGGGCGATCCAGCCGAATGTGGCAAAGCAGATGCTTAGGGAAGGCGCTGCCAAGCAGATCGGCCTCGTGTCCGATTATGCACCAAACTACCAGGTGACGACCGCCTTTACCTCGACCAAGAATGCCAAGAGCGAACGGGAACTGACGGAAGCCTTCGTCAAAGCCTATTCCAAGGCGATTGCGGACTATAACGCAGCCTTCGTCGACAACAAGGCAAACGACGCCGAGCGCGACGACCTGGCGAAGATCGTGCACAAATACGTCGAAAGCGACAGCCCCTTCGAGACGGCCAGGCAGAACCTGATCGACGGCGCGATGCGCATCAACAGCGGCCTGGCACTCTCGCTCGGCAGCTGCGTCGAGCAGCTCGAATGGTTCAAATCCGAAGGCATGGTCAAGGAAGAGATCACCAACGAACAGCTTTTCGACACGTCCTACGTCAAGACTATCTGA